The DNA segment TAAGTTCGTAACTCTAGGAAGCAAGGGTAGAGGTTAAGATCTGCGACTAATTATCATCTAGAAATGCCCGTGCATCAAACCAAATATTACGGTTCCTCGTTTGTCGTTACCGGTGTGAAGCTCTGGAATTCGTTGCCTAAGCATGTCAAAGTTGCAAAAACgttaaattcatttaaaaatctgGTCAAGCTacactatttaaatatttgtaaataatttatgtttatgtttCATGTTCATGGTATGTCCGTGTTGTACTATGTCATAAGTCATTATTCCTATTAATATAGTTctataaattatgtatattgtatagtattattttgtgatatatatatttggtatttatgtatagtattattgtatatatatgtatatttatttatatatttataataatataatatttgtattcttTTGTCTACGCATGCACACTTACCTCTTCCACAATTTTCACCTTCGctcgtggttgcctggaagagattgctacctagtaataaggccgccattgtgacacctatgtaaaatcttgtttaaattgtttgtaTTCTCTATGtattgtgtgcacaataaagaatatttgaattgaattgaatagaGCAAGAAATGCCGTATAAGGTTTCATTAAGAAAATGCACACTGAACCGAGAATAATGTTGTAccttttcctgttctgaggttgtACCTCTAGAATCACGGACCGTAAATATTTGTACCAACTTTATCCCGTACGCGTACCACGTACGAGTAATACTGCTAGTCtcctaaatatatttaatgtttCTTATTATCTAAATTATAAACTAATATAACGAAGAGATAAGATTTGATGTGTTTTGAGTCGACTAAAAGTATTAGATGAATCTTGGGGAAGGCGATAGGCAGCATCTTATAGCgacaaaatgacatttttttgtGTGAACAAATCAGAAGTTATTAAGAACCCAATAACTGAAATGATGgtgaaaattaatttgaaagtttTGTGCTACATCTTTCAGATCATGACAACATTAGTGCTTGTGTTTCTTGTGCTGTGCAAGCTTGTGGCGGCGGAGGAATACTTGGATGTGACCATCGACCAGGGCCCAGTCCGAGGATATAAGACTTCTGATGGTGTGTTTGCGTTTTATGGTATACATTATGCCACAGCGCCGACAGGACCTCAAAGGTTTAATGTGAGTAGAATATTATTTGCTCTCATTTCAAAGAAGTAATTCAAAATTGTGTGGTTACTGGTTTCCAGGCATGGACTTCCTAGATCTTTTTCTCAAATTAACCTCTACATACTACACTACAAAACGACCGCGATGCCTAAAacatttacatacttataataaaataagattgTCTCGTTTAAAGTATAAGATtatgattattgatttttactattcgtaataatatataaaacatttattttccaGGCACCCCTGCCACCCCCAACATGGGAAGACACATTCGAAGCTACGGAGAGACTGATTATATGTCCACAAGCTGCACGAGGAGGAGGGCAGTTTATGAAAACTGTTGAAGATTGTTTAGTAACTAACATCTATGTACCAGATACCGATGAGAAAAATCTCCCAGTGGTAGTGTTCTTCCATGGGGGAGCATACCAATATGGCTACGGTGAATCAAAGGAACCACAGAAAATCGTTAAAACTAAAAAAGTTATTGCTTTAAACTTTAACTATCGAGTGGGGCCTAACGGTTTCCTTTGTCTGGGAACCAAGGATGTTCCAGGAAATGCTGCCATGAAAGACCAAGTAGCGTTGTTGAGATGGGTCcaacaaaacattaaatattttggaGGCAATCCTGCTGACGTCACTATAGCGGGGTGCAGCGCCGGTGGATCCTCCGTCGATCTGCATTTAGTCTCCAAGATGTCCAGGGGACTATTTAAAAAGGCCATACCAGAGAGTTCTGCAAACTTATGTTCTTATAGTGTTCAACCAGATCCTATAGAATATGCTCAAAACTATGccaaattacttaattttacaaACGTGGATGATATTCAAGCTTTAGAGGAATTCTACAAGAATGTGCCTTTTTCTGTACTAAACTCTATTAACGTTATGGAAAACCTGGATTCTTCAGTAACATTTGTTCCTTGCATCGAAAGAGATTTGGGACAGGAGATGTTTTTAGATACTGATCCATCGTACGTTTTGAAGACGGGCGCCTATCGGAAGGTTCCGATGCTGTACGGCTTCACCGATATGGAAGGCATGTTGAGATTATCTTTTTTCCCTACCTGGAAAGGTTTAATGAATGAAAACTTTGCTGACTTCCTACCCGAAAATCTCCAGTTCCAAAGCGAAGAAGAAAAACAAAGAGTGGCTCGAAAAGTTAAAAACTTTTACTTTGGAAATAGAACTGTAGATGAAAGCACTATTGCTAATTTCGTAGACTATATAACAGATATAACTTTTACACACGGGATGCTGAAGTCTGCTGCGTTGCAAACAAAAGCTGGCAATAACAACGTATATCTTTATGAGTACGTATTTGACAAATCTGGAAACCTTCCATATAATCTTCATGGGGCAAATCACTGTGACCAATCAATGGCTGTTTTAGATGAAGCCAACGAAGAAGATCTGTCAGCAGAATATAAACAAATGAAATCAACTATGAGGGATTTATGGCTCAACTTTATTTTGACCGggtaagaataaaataattgtattatttcctTTAAGTATTTAGTGATAGAActattgtaaattataatatttttatgtttttgagtCGTCTTAAAATTAGCCTATATTATCCTAATAATGCGTCTAGTCAGACTTATTATGTTGTGATTTGCcagtttattaaatttattaaaaagtgcctattatttttttcaagcaACAGTTTTATTACTAAATTTAGAATGAAGCAGGAGttttaaattatgataaaagttTAGATGGTTCTTCATtcaataattatgtttaatatatctatctatggacgcttcacaccacgtccacgtttgtaggtatataaaatagtttataattACTTATCTGAAACTTGAAATCTATCCATCAGtcattaaatagtttttaagaaaatataatattgtatcatAAATTTGAGCAAGAAATTTCTTATATTATCAGGCACAACTTgttatctatacatacatatacatacattacatacttacatataaataaaattgaagtgtctgtttgtaatattgaaagaaccgtttcttactacatgcatatgaatgtacttacgatacatataccaaaatagcatttttaaaatttttgtctgtctgtatgtctgtctgtttgttccggctaatctccgaaacggctggggcgattttgacgggactttttttggcaaatagctgatgtaataaggagtaacttaggctactttttaactgactttcgataaaggaggatatattttattttgttcggaaaaattctctcttttttattatcttcgttatcacattttgctgacacggacgaagtcgcgggcaacagctagttaataataaaattacttacagGAAACCAGTACCTGCAGAATCCAGTTACCCCCAGTGGCCACCAGCGAATACAAACAGAAGTCCTCACATGGTTCTGAACACCACCATGGAACTGAAGGGCAAATTACAACCCAAGAGAGCCAAGTTTTGGGATAACATCTACAGCAAATACTACAGGAAACCAATACCTCCTACGTACTAATTTTAATCTGActcttattttttaatcattttaatgctgttatttaatttttatttattaaaaaaaaccttatgaTTTCTTGGCTTGTATTGAATTATTTTAGATACAAAAAGATCTACTTTGTGAGAACAAAAATAATTAGGAAGTCATAAAACTAggtataaaatagtattttccaTAGCTAGCTGTTGAAACGCTTATTGTTGCATCTCCAAATCTGTGACACGAGGAAATAAACTgatttataatacatacattCAATATTCAACTGACCTCGATCACATATGACcgctatcataatataaattcgCTATCTTTTAATGTTTTGTTGACCCTCATCACAGTTTGAACCGATTAATAcccaaaataatttaatacgaGATAACACAGTAGGAGACCAGTCAGTTAACGGTTCTTTGACTTTAAAGCACCTCGAGTGTATATTATAAGCATCCTGTTTCGCACGAATGCAGAATTTTAAACTGTGTGGTCGGGCACTGTCAAGGCTTGAACTGTTCTTCTGAAGACGTCTAAATTCTGGATTTATGAAATATTCTGAAATCTAATAAACTACATAAACAGAAGAAATTATAATCTCCATCGAGACGAATGGGATTACCAAGGTGGACATAAAGcaggtaaacatttttattacttttaatctAATCAGAAAAGTGAAGGAAGGAGGGAACCAATTATTTTGTAAAGCAGGGAAAAACCGGCGACTTTAATACAAAGCACGCAAGCAAtctaaaagtaaaaatactAAACCGAAATACATTTAAGTATAGGCATCTGGGTATTATTAAAGGATTCTTACAGTTCGCATCGAATGTGcgtcgttttaattttttatttattaataaagttatcgttttgtaaaataataatattatacaaggtgtaacaaaaataagtgataatactttagggtgagtatgtgttccttatagagagttcactgtgaaagtagcagcgctgaaagaccaaatttttttttcacttttgtatggggaaactcgtaacgttcgggcgcttgcccatacaaaagtgaaaaaaaatttggtcttttagcgctgctactttcacagtgaattctctacaaggaatacatacataccctaaagtattatcacttatttttgttacaccctgtatatctgaTGGTAAGCAATTCTTGTAATATTTTGTCGCTAATCTACTCTTAATCAtaatcaatttaatttaatcacaataatattatctttagtcatatttttattattttcctaaatacTGAACAataaacttatatatttttgaCTAATAGAGAAGGACTCACTAAGatagaattaaattaaaaaaaatgagaaaacaaTCTTGACGTGTTTTAATCctattttcttatttaaataaatagcaaTTATGTAATATATCTATCTGAAATAACTAGAGTGTATCATTATtcgtgttaaaaatataattttataacatgttttatgcaaataaatatattgaatTGAGTTGAAACAATTTTTGGAgaattcattattataggatttACATGATTGATTGTGAATCAATCATGTAAATCCAATAATTAGCGACCAAAACGAAACTTcccctaaataataattataaccacCAATCTGGTGTATAATATttggttaaattattttttgtattcatATTGATCCTGTGTTATATATTTACTATTGTGTCGTGTAGGAACctataacataatatctttTAACATACATTATAGgtaatttgttataatattaaagttattatatttctatattaCAGTGTAAAAGAAACAATATGCTACAAGTAATATTGGCCATAGCCTGTCTAAGTGTTGTATCATCT comes from the Aricia agestis chromosome 6, ilAriAges1.1, whole genome shotgun sequence genome and includes:
- the LOC121728127 gene encoding esterase FE4-like isoform X2, with protein sequence MTTLVLVFLVLCKLVAAEEYLDVTIDQGPVRGYKTSDGVFAFYGIHYATAPTGPQRFNAPLPPPTWEDTFEATERLIICPQAARGGGQFMKTVEDCLVTNIYVPDTDEKNLPVVVFFHGGAYQYGYGESKEPQKIVKTKKVIALNFNYRVGPNGFLCLGTKDVPGNAAMKDQVALLRWVQQNIKYFGGNPADVTIAGCSAGGSSVDLHLVSKMSRGLFKKAIPESSANLCSYSVQPDPIEYAQNYAKLLNFTNVDDIQALEEFYKNVPFSVLNSINVMENLDSSVTFVPCIERDLGQEMFLDTDPSYVLKTGAYRKVPMLYGFTDMEGMLRLSFFPTWKGLMNENFADFLPENLQFQSEEEKQRVARKVKNFYFGNRTVDESTIANFVDYITDITFTHGMLKSAALQTKAGNNNVYLYEYVFDKSGNLPYNLHGANHCDQSMAVLDEANEEDLSAEYKQMKSTMRDLWLNFILTGKPVPAESSYPQWPPANTNRSPHMVLNTTMELKGKLQPKRAKFWDNIYSKYYRKPIPPTY
- the LOC121728127 gene encoding esterase E4-like isoform X1, with translation MTFFCVNKSEVIKNPITEMMVKINLKVLCYIFQIMTTLVLVFLVLCKLVAAEEYLDVTIDQGPVRGYKTSDGVFAFYGIHYATAPTGPQRFNAPLPPPTWEDTFEATERLIICPQAARGGGQFMKTVEDCLVTNIYVPDTDEKNLPVVVFFHGGAYQYGYGESKEPQKIVKTKKVIALNFNYRVGPNGFLCLGTKDVPGNAAMKDQVALLRWVQQNIKYFGGNPADVTIAGCSAGGSSVDLHLVSKMSRGLFKKAIPESSANLCSYSVQPDPIEYAQNYAKLLNFTNVDDIQALEEFYKNVPFSVLNSINVMENLDSSVTFVPCIERDLGQEMFLDTDPSYVLKTGAYRKVPMLYGFTDMEGMLRLSFFPTWKGLMNENFADFLPENLQFQSEEEKQRVARKVKNFYFGNRTVDESTIANFVDYITDITFTHGMLKSAALQTKAGNNNVYLYEYVFDKSGNLPYNLHGANHCDQSMAVLDEANEEDLSAEYKQMKSTMRDLWLNFILTGKPVPAESSYPQWPPANTNRSPHMVLNTTMELKGKLQPKRAKFWDNIYSKYYRKPIPPTY